A region of Desulfocurvibacter africanus subsp. africanus DSM 2603 DNA encodes the following proteins:
- a CDS encoding YibE/F family protein, protein MLFPKADRKRDMCLALAFLILTTVMLLLPSGFEGRQQGPSERCRGEVLTVDNSHMQQFGIVKAGFQTVDLRLLGGPHAGAIVEAHNELLGKMDMDKIFQVGDTALVVLSLSEDGAIVRAVAQDHYRLDTELLLLGLFALLLVAFGGWTGLKALLSFVFAAVAIWKLLIPALLLGHDPVLVSLGLTALLTAVIIFLVAGITRMGLAAFLGAFLGIATSCVLAFLFTAKLKVHGAVMLFSETLLYSGFGHLNLTRIYIAAVFLAASGAVMDLAMDVAASQNELARRRPNLTRREILASGLTVGRAVVGTMTTTLLFAYSGGYITLLMAFMAQGIPLENIFNLVFVSAEVLKTLVGSFGLVAVAPFTALAGALLHARQTPHLRSVEVVSHNI, encoded by the coding sequence ATGCTTTTCCCCAAAGCCGACCGCAAGCGCGACATGTGTTTGGCGCTTGCTTTCCTGATCCTCACCACGGTCATGCTCCTGCTGCCTTCGGGTTTCGAGGGCCGTCAACAGGGACCGTCCGAGCGCTGCAGGGGCGAGGTGCTGACCGTGGACAACAGCCACATGCAGCAGTTTGGCATCGTCAAGGCAGGCTTCCAGACCGTGGACCTTCGCCTGCTTGGCGGGCCCCACGCCGGCGCCATCGTTGAGGCCCATAACGAGCTGCTGGGCAAGATGGACATGGACAAGATTTTCCAGGTGGGCGACACGGCCCTGGTGGTCCTCTCCCTCTCCGAGGACGGAGCGATCGTGCGCGCCGTGGCCCAGGACCACTACCGTCTGGATACCGAACTGCTCCTGCTTGGCCTGTTCGCCCTGCTGCTGGTGGCCTTCGGCGGCTGGACCGGGCTCAAGGCCCTGCTGTCCTTCGTCTTCGCCGCCGTGGCCATCTGGAAGCTGCTCATCCCGGCCCTGCTCCTGGGTCACGACCCGGTCCTGGTCAGCCTGGGGCTCACGGCCCTGCTCACGGCGGTCATTATCTTCCTCGTGGCCGGAATAACGCGCATGGGCCTGGCCGCTTTCCTTGGGGCGTTTCTGGGCATAGCCACCTCCTGCGTCCTGGCCTTTTTGTTCACGGCCAAGCTCAAGGTCCATGGCGCGGTCATGCTCTTTTCCGAAACCCTGCTCTACTCGGGCTTCGGGCACTTGAACCTTACGCGCATCTACATCGCCGCCGTGTTCCTGGCCGCCTCGGGCGCGGTCATGGACCTGGCCATGGACGTGGCCGCCAGCCAGAACGAACTCGCCCGCAGGCGGCCGAACCTGACCCGCCGCGAGATACTCGCCTCGGGCCTGACCGTAGGCCGCGCCGTGGTCGGCACCATGACCACCACGCTCTTGTTCGCCTATTCCGGAGGCTACATCACCTTGCTCATGGCCTTTATGGCCCAGGGCATCCCGCTGGAGAACATCTTCAACCTCGTGTTCGTGTCCGCCGAAGTGCTCAAGACCCTGGTGGGCTCCTTCGGCCTGGTCGCCGTGGCGCCCTTCACGGCCCTGGCCGGCGCTCTGCTTCACGCACGCCAGACGCCACATTTGCGTTCCGTGGAGGTTGTCAGCCATAACATCTAA
- a CDS encoding alkaline phosphatase produces the protein MDCRNRKQFLARLLLALAVAGGVLVLGSTEAMAKAKYVFLFIGDGMGLPQSNAAEMYKASLAGFEKPGIVKLNFNEFPAQGMTTTYSIDSLITDSAAAGTAMASGVKTTNAGVGVDGRNKPVKTIAEMARDAGYKVGIVSSVSLDHATPAAFYAHQPTRKNMYEISMQLSKSGFDYFAGGGLVDPEGKKSKIQGEKVNAIEAARKAGYAVVNDVAGFKALKPGQKAMFINPRLQDSQAMAYAMDNAHGDVTLADLTAKGIELLNNKKGFFMMVEGGKIDWACHANDALASIKDTLAFEDAVAKAIAFYKKHPKDTLIIVTGDHETGGLTLGFAGTKYESHFSRLNGQKISYVAFDEKFEALKKTNPRFEQAMAMVEQDFGLKATGDAKDPMVLKDYEMASLKDAFARTLAGDYEKSKNEQEYLLYGGYNPFSVTVTHILNQKAGLAWTSYSHTGVPVLTTAIGAGSEKFNGFYDNTDLFLKMTENMGLKSKIIYLSQAN, from the coding sequence ATGGATTGCCGCAACCGCAAACAATTTCTGGCGCGCCTGCTCCTGGCCCTGGCCGTGGCCGGCGGCGTGCTTGTGCTCGGCTCGACCGAGGCCATGGCCAAGGCCAAGTACGTATTCCTGTTCATCGGCGACGGCATGGGCTTGCCCCAGAGCAACGCCGCCGAGATGTACAAGGCCTCGCTGGCCGGCTTCGAAAAGCCTGGCATCGTCAAGCTGAACTTCAATGAGTTCCCGGCCCAGGGCATGACCACGACCTACTCCATCGACTCACTCATCACCGACTCGGCCGCGGCCGGCACGGCCATGGCCTCGGGCGTAAAGACCACCAACGCAGGCGTGGGCGTGGACGGCAGGAACAAGCCGGTCAAGACCATCGCCGAGATGGCCCGCGACGCCGGCTACAAGGTCGGCATCGTGTCCAGCGTGTCCCTGGATCACGCCACCCCGGCCGCTTTCTACGCCCACCAACCCACCCGCAAGAACATGTACGAAATCTCCATGCAGCTTTCGAAGAGCGGCTTCGACTACTTCGCCGGCGGCGGCCTCGTGGACCCCGAGGGCAAGAAGTCAAAAATACAGGGCGAAAAGGTCAACGCCATCGAAGCGGCCCGGAAGGCCGGCTATGCGGTAGTGAACGACGTGGCAGGATTCAAGGCCCTCAAGCCCGGCCAGAAGGCTATGTTCATCAATCCCCGCCTGCAGGACTCCCAGGCCATGGCCTACGCCATGGACAACGCTCATGGCGACGTGACCCTGGCCGACCTGACCGCCAAGGGCATCGAGTTGCTGAACAACAAGAAAGGCTTCTTCATGATGGTCGAGGGCGGCAAGATCGACTGGGCCTGTCATGCCAACGACGCCCTGGCCTCCATCAAGGACACCCTGGCCTTCGAGGACGCCGTGGCCAAGGCCATCGCGTTCTATAAGAAGCATCCCAAGGATACGCTTATCATCGTGACCGGCGACCATGAGACTGGCGGCCTTACCCTGGGCTTCGCCGGCACCAAGTACGAGTCCCATTTCTCCCGCCTGAACGGCCAAAAGATCTCCTACGTGGCCTTCGACGAGAAATTCGAGGCTCTTAAAAAGACCAACCCGCGCTTCGAGCAGGCCATGGCCATGGTCGAACAGGATTTTGGCCTCAAGGCCACGGGCGACGCCAAGGACCCCATGGTGCTCAAGGACTACGAAATGGCCTCCCTCAAGGACGCCTTCGCCCGCACCCTGGCTGGCGATTACGAGAAGTCCAAGAACGAGCAGGAGTACCTGCTCTACGGCGGCTACAACCCCTTCAGCGTGACCGTCACGCATATCCTGAACCAGAAGGCCGGCCTGGCCTGGACCTCCTACTCGCACACCGGCGTGCCCGTGCTGACCACGGCCATCGGCGCCGGGTCCGAGAAATTCAACGGCTTCTACGACAACACCGACTTGTTCCTGAAGATGACCGAGAACATGGGCCTCAAGTCCAAGATCATCTACCTGTCCCAGGCCAACTAG
- a CDS encoding superoxide dismutase, whose protein sequence is MHTQSARLNRRRFLQTTAAAAALVGAAMAGWTPLVMAQGQQKKEAFPMQPLPYPENALEPTISARTVSFHYGKHTKKYYDTTNEMVAGGKYAGMPLEEVFRAAHQEKNKKLFNNAAQAWNHTFYWNQFKPGGREFSGRAADAIKASFGGYEEFRDKFVKEAEGQFGSGYAWLVDNKGKLEIVTTPNAVNPLVKQQKPVLTVDVWEHAYYLDYQNKRGEHVKTVLDKLINWQVVAQNMA, encoded by the coding sequence ATGCACACGCAGTCAGCACGCTTGAACCGCAGGCGCTTCCTCCAGACCACGGCGGCGGCCGCGGCGTTGGTGGGTGCGGCCATGGCCGGCTGGACGCCCTTGGTCATGGCCCAGGGACAGCAAAAGAAGGAGGCTTTCCCCATGCAGCCACTGCCATACCCCGAGAATGCCTTGGAGCCGACCATCTCGGCCCGTACCGTGTCGTTCCATTACGGCAAGCATACCAAAAAATACTACGACACCACCAACGAAATGGTGGCCGGGGGCAAGTACGCCGGCATGCCCCTGGAAGAAGTGTTCCGCGCCGCCCACCAGGAGAAGAACAAGAAGCTCTTCAACAATGCGGCCCAAGCCTGGAACCATACTTTCTATTGGAATCAGTTCAAGCCGGGCGGCCGCGAGTTCTCGGGCCGGGCCGCCGACGCGATCAAGGCCTCCTTCGGCGGGTACGAGGAGTTCCGCGACAAGTTCGTCAAGGAAGCCGAGGGACAGTTCGGCAGCGGCTACGCCTGGCTCGTGGACAACAAGGGCAAGCTGGAGATCGTCACCACCCCCAATGCCGTGAACCCGCTGGTGAAGCAGCAAAAGCCCGTGCTCACGGTGGACGTCTGGGAGCACGCCTACTACCTGGACTACCAGAACAAGCGCGGCGAGCACGTCAAGACCGTGCTGGACAAGCTGATCAACTGGCAGGTCGTCGCCCAGAACATGGCTTAG